The Vanessa atalanta chromosome 6, ilVanAtal1.2, whole genome shotgun sequence region CGCCCGGCGTTTCTGCGCTTTACTCATCTGTTCCTTTTTCTCAGGTTTCTTTGATTCAGTCTGAGAGCGAAATGGGGTTGCcacaattaataaacataatttttatttatttattttatatgtaaattaataaagttaagcCTGTAATTGTCCCACTGCTCGGCTAACGACTCCTTTcttttttaaggagaaggtttaagCCGAGATGATGACAATCTTAAGCAAAGATGTGGGTTTATAACCAGACTAGTCTCACTAAGTTATTGTGATTCCAATATGTGCTTATCTGTTAATCTGCATgttttggaaaaaaatgttgtgtACCCATATGTaccctttatttttatatataataatgaatacataCCTGTTCTGTAATAGCAATTTTTTCGACTCTCGCAACAACAGCCTCCTCCATTTGTTCAGCTAAGATTTCCGAAACCTTTTCTTTGAGACATTCAAACAAGGTATAAGTCATTGCACATCCCACCCACTGATCAGCTTCCGCATTTACTACAGaaagtattttatcttttaccGAAGGTAATCTggaaaaaaatagtaatcaaTTACTTTATTCATTGAAGTTAATGTTTTgctaatttatagaaaatatttttaaggatgttatcaaactaattaattaatgttttatcagTCTAAAATAAAGTGCTACTTGTTTAATTAAGCACTTTATAAGAAATAGTTGGATTACTTTCCTGATATTGAACTGATAAATAAGAATACCAAATGATATTATTGTAGAAAATCATATACGGAAATATATAACCTACAAACAAAttgataaaagaatattttttacttgacGAGATTAAAAGAATAACTTTAACACATAAGAGAAAAAaggaaagattattttttttaaattactttcaaaaCAGTATCTTTTGCAATTTGatctataattttaacatattatggGTTAAGCTTCCAAAATTAGCTTGCACATAACTCTAACATCAAGGCTATTTAAATATGAGGATCAATGATTTAAAGTTCCACGATTACAAAACGCTGTTAGTCTTGATATCTTTCTGATCATGTTTTATTTGCCATCCTATCCTTTATGAGAATCAGTGAGTAATATCCTATTGTGACAGTCACTGAATAGAATGCATCTGTATTTTTGCACAAACTTGTGCCCACATATCCTGCTCCGTTTAGTAGCCTCTCTTAACAATGACTGCTGCCACAATTGGTCAGTAGAACATCAAATTTCAAAAGGTTCTAACcggtacatataaataaaaattaaaaatctttaaagcTGTACTCACAaactttgattataaaatatttctaaattaaaacttGGCTTCTCTGTGGGATATGTGGGTCCccataatatttctaatatgaATGACTTATCTCCCTCTATGTACTGAAATTGAAaagacatataattaaaaaaaagtttataacatattttaacataactTATGTTTAGTAGCAGTAAAGTAATAACTGCCACAATAGATAAGTGACTTCTTCATATAGCTGCAGATTAAAAGGTCACAGATTCAAAACAATGTTCAGAACAATTAAAGGGAAATTTTGAGGGGCAGCCCAAATTAGGTTCTGACAgtgttacaaaacaaattattttgacatggagaaacaaaatattgtgtaaGTAGTTAAGTTTCagcatttttaaatacagtttttaaaaggaattaaatataaaataactcagTGCGGTTTCTGGGGTATTTTAGTCGGGAGTAATTGTATTCTGCACAGCATAATTGAGTAAATGTCCGTAGTTATTTAAGATCAgaagaatataaacaaaaactatgCAACCTTGTACTGGTAAGATTTTGCATCAACTTGTTTGAAATTTTCATCTCCTTCATAAATTGATTTAAGAACTTCTATCTCTTCAGCCTGTTGCTCTGCATCGTCAGACATTGTTAAGCTTAATGAGATCCTGAAAAtaattgatgtattttaaaatttcaaatatatcttaatattgcaaaaaaatacaGTCGATTTGAGAGCCTCCtattagaaattatatatgAGATATTACTGAGGAAAtgatatctaatattataaatgcaaatgtgACTTTGTTTTTgtgtcaattatattttataccagACTACTTTTAATATAACCTCAAACTATTATCTCTGGTCaagttaaacaaattatattaacagcATCGCCACTAGatcttcattaaatataatttatggttttaaattttttgtcctttatattatactttttattgtaatacacTAAAAATAGGATAGATTCTTATTTAGTTAGTTGTATCTTaatcaaatacaaaaacaattttcaaaaaaaacttcgtactttattataaaaactttacctttcttattaatatttattattcttctaaaataaaattatttaatatgttaacatgttttttaatatccaaAAATTCTTGACTTGATCTTGTCTAACTGACATTTGTCAACCAAACAGCTGGCAGTTGCTAAGATTGACAATAGTAATAATTGCTAACATAGAAAaacttcatttaataataacttgtatatatctataatctataattataatgtatcgAAAGAGctgaaattattcttttttgagaattctgaaataatttaaaatcattgcttaaaatgtaaatcattatataattgatttatttgtttgatcCAAGTTTTTGTACTAACAAACTAGCATggcaataataatttcttttgtCAGTAGAATACgttatttgaaatttcaatattCAATTTCATAAGTGAACCTAAACTTGATTATCTTAAACGAAAAGTTAAAAAGTATTGTGGacattatttttgttagcaTAATATAATCGCAATGAATATTCCAAAATGTGATTGCAAAGAAAATCGACCTCCAGCAGTTGGACGATCAAATTGTGCGTGCTCttcaaatacacaaaaaatgCCAGCTGATAGCTTTAAAGTAC contains the following coding sequences:
- the LOC125064692 gene encoding RWD domain-containing protein 4, translating into MSDDAEQQAEEIEVLKSIYEGDENFKQVDAKSYQYKYIEGDKSFILEILWGPTYPTEKPSFNLEIFYNQSLLPSVKDKILSVVNAEADQWVGCAMTYTLFECLKEKVSEILAEQMEEAVVARVEKIAITEQTESKKPEKKEQMSKAQKRRAWDRAEIGRAGERPRGWDWVDIVKHLSQAPHQPS